A genome region from Senegalia massiliensis includes the following:
- a CDS encoding CTP synthase: protein MSSTKYIFVTGGVVSSLGKGITAASLGQLLKSRGLEVTIQKFDPYLNVDPGTMSPYQHGEVFVTDDGAETDLDLGHYERFIDINLSKNNNVTTGKVYWSVITKERRGDYLGGTVQVIPHITNEIKERVYRVSKEKKVDVVITEIGGTVGDIESLPFLEAIRQVKYDVGRENVMYIHTTLVPYLAKAGEIKTKPTQHSVKELRSIGIQPDVIVCRTEHELSQEIKEKIGLFSNMDHNNVVQNLDADTLYEVPLMLEKEGLPQMAIERLNLKTKEPDLTEWTNMVEKMKNRKGKVKIALVGKYVELKDAYLSVAESLNHAGIANDVDVQIDWIHSEELDEDNCEEVLKDIDGILVPGGFGDRGIEGKICAIKYARENKVPFLGICLGMQMAVVEFARNVLGLSDAHSSELLPNTTYAVIDLMPEQVDVEDMGGTMRLGLYPCKLEEGTKAKASYEEKLVYERHRHRYEYNNQYRDQLEAAGLIISGVSPDERLVEIVELKDHPWFVASQFHPEFKSRPTRSHPLFRDFIKASYENK from the coding sequence ATGTCATCTACTAAATATATTTTTGTAACTGGTGGTGTAGTTTCATCACTTGGAAAAGGAATAACAGCAGCATCTTTAGGTCAATTACTTAAAAGTAGAGGTCTTGAAGTTACTATACAAAAATTTGACCCATATTTAAACGTAGATCCAGGAACTATGAGTCCATATCAGCATGGGGAGGTTTTTGTTACAGATGATGGTGCAGAAACTGATTTAGACTTAGGACATTATGAAAGATTTATTGATATAAATTTAAGCAAAAACAATAATGTAACTACAGGAAAAGTATATTGGTCAGTAATCACAAAAGAAAGAAGAGGAGATTATCTTGGAGGAACAGTTCAAGTAATACCTCATATTACAAATGAAATAAAAGAAAGAGTATATAGAGTCTCAAAAGAAAAAAAGGTAGATGTAGTTATAACAGAGATAGGTGGAACAGTAGGAGATATAGAAAGTCTTCCATTTTTAGAAGCAATAAGACAAGTTAAGTATGATGTAGGACGTGAAAATGTAATGTATATTCATACTACCCTAGTACCTTATCTTGCAAAGGCAGGAGAAATTAAGACAAAGCCTACTCAACATAGTGTAAAAGAGTTAAGAAGTATAGGTATTCAACCAGATGTAATAGTATGTAGAACAGAACATGAATTATCACAAGAGATAAAAGAGAAAATAGGATTATTCTCAAATATGGATCATAATAATGTAGTTCAAAATCTAGATGCAGATACTCTTTATGAAGTGCCTTTAATGCTTGAAAAAGAAGGACTTCCACAAATGGCAATAGAAAGACTTAATTTAAAAACTAAAGAACCTGATTTAACAGAGTGGACAAATATGGTTGAAAAGATGAAAAATCGTAAAGGTAAAGTTAAAATAGCTCTTGTAGGAAAATATGTGGAACTTAAAGATGCATATTTATCTGTAGCAGAATCATTAAATCATGCAGGTATTGCAAATGACGTAGATGTACAAATCGATTGGATACATTCAGAAGAATTAGATGAAGATAATTGTGAAGAAGTATTAAAAGACATTGATGGAATACTTGTACCAGGTGGATTTGGTGATAGGGGTATAGAAGGTAAAATTTGTGCTATCAAATATGCAAGAGAAAATAAAGTTCCTTTCCTTGGAATATGTCTAGGTATGCAAATGGCAGTAGTAGAATTTGCAAGAAATGTATTAGGATTATCAGATGCACATAGTTCAGAATTATTACCTAATACAACATATGCAGTAATAGATTTAATGCCAGAGCAAGTAGATGTTGAAGATATGGGAGGTACTATGAGACTTGGCCTATATCCATGTAAACTAGAAGAAGGAACAAAAGCAAAAGCGTCATATGAGGAAAAATTAGTATATGAGAGACATAGACATAGATATGAGTATAATAATCAGTATAGAGACCAATTAGAAGCTGCAGGATTAATTATAAGTGGTGTTTCACCAGATGAAAGATTAGTTGAAATAGTAGAGTTAAAAGATCATCCTTGGTTTGTAGCAAGTCAATTCCATCCAGAATTCAAATCAAGACCAACAAGAAGTCATCCATTATTTAGAGACTTTATAAAAGCTTCATATGAAAACAAGTAA
- a CDS encoding OAM dimerization domain-containing protein, with the protein MAVEKVDLTKIKPYGDTLNDGMMQLSFTLPVPYNDESKEAARILGKKMGLEEPEIVHYSDLGVGYTFFVVYGRCMHTVDYTKIEVPKVEVDSMDKTDVEEYIKENIKREIKIIGACTGTDAHTVGIDAIMNMKGFDGHYGLERYEGVEAINMGSQVPNEELVAKAIEENADAILVSQIVTQKNVHIPNLTELVELLEAEGIRDKIVLACGGPRLSHELAKELGYDAGFTTGSFANDVATFVVTEIVERKLV; encoded by the coding sequence ATGGCAGTAGAAAAAGTAGATTTAACTAAAATAAAACCATATGGTGATACATTAAATGATGGAATGATGCAGTTATCTTTTACATTACCAGTACCATATAATGATGAGTCTAAAGAAGCAGCAAGAATATTAGGAAAGAAAATGGGTCTGGAAGAACCTGAAATAGTTCACTATTCAGATTTAGGAGTTGGATATACATTTTTTGTAGTATATGGTAGGTGTATGCATACTGTAGATTATACAAAAATAGAAGTTCCAAAGGTAGAAGTTGATTCTATGGATAAAACAGATGTAGAAGAATATATAAAAGAGAATATAAAAAGAGAAATAAAAATAATAGGAGCATGTACAGGAACAGATGCTCATACTGTAGGAATAGATGCAATCATGAATATGAAAGGCTTCGATGGTCATTATGGACTTGAAAGATATGAAGGAGTAGAAGCAATAAACATGGGCAGTCAAGTTCCTAATGAAGAGCTTGTTGCAAAAGCAATAGAAGAAAATGCAGATGCAATACTTGTATCTCAAATAGTAACTCAGAAAAATGTTCATATACCTAACCTTACTGAACTTGTAGAGTTATTAGAAGCAGAAGGAATAAGAGATAAGATAGTACTTGCTTGTGGTGGACCAAGATTATCACATGAACTTGCAAAAGAACTAGGATATGATGCTGGATTTACTACTGGAAGCTTTGCAAATGATGTTGCAACTTTTGTAGTTACAGAAATAGTTGAAAGAAAATTAGTATAG
- a CDS encoding lysine 5,6-aminomutase subunit alpha translates to MNSKLNLDFNKVESARNAAKNIAEDVQKFIDKHSTVSVERTVARLLGIDGVDEIERPLPNVVVDNVKEGGGLEKGIAYWIGNAMVHTGEGPQMVAELVSRGEIDLTKLPIASDDEIYTKVELIAKDTTEKIRKNKLKRDEYIETLGEGRKPYLYVIVATGNIYEDAVQAQAAARQGADIIAVIRTTAQSLLDYVPYGATTEGFGGTYATEENFRIMRKALDEVGEEVGRYIRLCNYCSGLCMPEIAAMGALERLDVMLNDALYGILFRDINMQRTLVDQYFSRIINGYGGVIINTGEDNYLTTADAVEEAHTVLASQFMNEQFALKAGIPEEQMGLGHAFEMDPSLENGFLLELSQAQMAREIFPKAPLKYMPPTKFMTGDIFKGHLQDAMFNLISVWTNQGLQLLGMPTEAIHTPLLQDRMLSIENAKYVFNNARDIGEEIEFKSGGIIETRAHKVLDDAEKLLKDIEREGLFSTIEKGKFADIKRPRDGGKGLEGVIEKDKNYYNPFIKLMLGGER, encoded by the coding sequence ATGAATAGCAAATTAAACTTAGATTTTAATAAAGTAGAAAGTGCTAGAAATGCAGCTAAAAATATAGCTGAAGATGTTCAAAAGTTTATAGACAAGCATTCTACTGTATCAGTAGAAAGAACAGTAGCAAGATTACTTGGTATTGATGGAGTAGATGAAATAGAAAGACCATTACCAAATGTAGTAGTAGACAATGTAAAAGAAGGTGGAGGATTAGAAAAAGGTATAGCATATTGGATAGGAAATGCTATGGTTCATACTGGAGAAGGTCCTCAAATGGTAGCAGAACTTGTAAGTAGAGGGGAAATAGATTTAACAAAATTACCTATAGCAAGTGATGATGAAATATATACAAAAGTAGAATTAATAGCAAAAGACACTACAGAAAAAATAAGAAAAAATAAGTTAAAAAGAGATGAATACATTGAAACTTTAGGTGAAGGTAGAAAGCCTTATTTATATGTAATAGTTGCTACTGGAAATATTTATGAAGATGCTGTTCAAGCTCAAGCAGCAGCAAGACAAGGTGCAGATATAATAGCAGTTATAAGAACTACAGCTCAATCACTTCTTGATTATGTACCTTATGGTGCTACAACTGAAGGATTTGGTGGAACTTATGCTACTGAAGAAAACTTTAGAATAATGAGAAAAGCTTTAGATGAAGTAGGAGAAGAAGTAGGAAGATATATTAGACTTTGTAATTATTGTTCAGGATTATGTATGCCTGAAATTGCAGCAATGGGTGCACTTGAAAGATTAGATGTAATGTTAAATGATGCTTTATATGGAATACTTTTCAGAGATATAAACATGCAAAGAACATTAGTTGATCAATATTTCTCTAGAATTATAAATGGATATGGAGGAGTAATAATAAATACAGGTGAAGATAATTACCTTACAACAGCTGATGCAGTAGAAGAAGCTCATACTGTACTTGCTTCTCAATTTATGAATGAACAATTTGCCCTAAAAGCTGGAATACCAGAAGAACAAATGGGACTTGGTCATGCATTTGAAATGGATCCTAGTTTAGAAAATGGATTTTTACTTGAACTTTCACAAGCACAAATGGCTAGAGAGATATTCCCAAAAGCACCACTTAAATATATGCCACCTACAAAGTTTATGACAGGAGATATATTTAAAGGTCATCTTCAAGATGCAATGTTCAATCTTATATCTGTTTGGACAAATCAAGGTTTACAATTATTAGGTATGCCAACAGAAGCAATTCATACACCATTATTACAAGATAGAATGCTTTCAATTGAAAATGCAAAATATGTATTTAATAATGCAAGAGATATAGGAGAAGAAATAGAGTTCAAAAGTGGTGGAATAATAGAAACTAGAGCTCATAAAGTATTAGATGATGCAGAAAAATTACTTAAAGATATAGAAAGAGAAGGATTATTCTCTACTATAGAAAAAGGTAAGTTTGCAGATATAAAAAGACCTAGAGATGGTGGAAAAGGTCTTGAAGGTGTAATAGAAAAAGATAAAAACTATTACAATCCATTTATTAAATTGATGCTTGGAGGTGAAAGATAA
- a CDS encoding MutS-related protein yields MKYMTNSTKQAIGFDYILKNIEVLTPYGRDKKSEMEPFFDKEKLNSELNKVSIIKDSIEDNRNLYEQLTSLFIHIKDIRNSIYRAKNDSILSVVELYEIKTFISIIEDIEAIMHKLPFDMFDDTFIESSDTLRLLFDPEDKGLQTFYIYEEYSEELKRIRAEKRNIGKEIKLEKNKKRKELKDKFNIRIDPKGEVVVSKENGELNDELNNSDEFEYLSESYMSIRYKIKDSIEISNLINKLESLKYEEEEEEIRIREKISSEIGFHFDFLMNNIESIGNFDLKLAKAYLALRLNATEPKILDENEINIIEGIHPKAKQEVTRRNGEFIPISIYLNKGVTCITGANMGGKTITLRIIALLTAMAQYGLLVPAKSMETSLREYIFVSMGDLQSIDSGLSTFGGEINKVKNALSNSDKKGLILIDELARGTNPKEGYAISKSILKYLLEKPSINVITTHYDNIANTKGVVHYQVIGLKNLDFNKLKNESKDIGIEAISQFMDYRLTKLENIANVPRDALNISKFMGLQDEILDQAEKILMEGED; encoded by the coding sequence ATGAAATATATGACAAATAGTACGAAACAAGCTATAGGATTTGATTATATATTAAAAAATATAGAGGTGCTCACTCCTTATGGTAGAGATAAAAAGAGTGAAATGGAGCCCTTTTTTGATAAAGAAAAATTAAATTCTGAACTTAATAAGGTATCAATAATTAAAGATAGTATAGAAGATAATAGAAATTTATATGAACAATTGACATCCCTTTTCATTCATATAAAAGATATAAGAAATTCAATATATAGAGCTAAAAATGATTCTATTCTTTCTGTAGTTGAACTTTATGAAATTAAAACTTTTATATCAATTATAGAAGACATAGAAGCTATAATGCATAAACTACCATTTGATATGTTTGATGATACATTTATAGAATCATCAGATACCTTAAGATTATTATTTGATCCTGAAGATAAGGGTCTCCAAACATTCTATATATATGAAGAATATTCAGAAGAACTTAAAAGAATAAGAGCAGAAAAAAGAAACATAGGAAAAGAAATAAAACTAGAGAAAAACAAAAAGAGAAAAGAATTAAAAGACAAATTTAATATAAGAATAGATCCAAAGGGAGAAGTAGTAGTTTCAAAAGAGAACGGTGAATTAAATGATGAATTAAATAATAGTGATGAATTTGAATATTTATCGGAAAGCTATATGTCTATTAGATATAAAATAAAAGATTCAATTGAAATATCTAATTTAATAAATAAATTAGAAAGCTTAAAGTATGAAGAAGAAGAAGAGGAAATAAGAATAAGAGAAAAGATTTCTTCTGAAATTGGTTTTCATTTTGATTTCCTTATGAATAACATTGAATCTATAGGTAATTTTGATCTTAAGTTAGCTAAAGCTTATTTAGCACTTAGATTAAATGCAACAGAACCAAAAATATTAGATGAAAATGAAATAAATATAATAGAAGGAATTCATCCTAAAGCCAAACAGGAAGTAACAAGAAGAAATGGAGAATTCATACCGATATCAATATATTTAAATAAAGGTGTTACTTGTATAACAGGAGCAAATATGGGAGGCAAGACAATAACCTTAAGAATAATTGCACTTCTTACAGCAATGGCCCAATATGGATTATTAGTTCCTGCTAAATCCATGGAAACATCACTTAGAGAATATATTTTTGTATCTATGGGAGACCTTCAATCAATTGATAGTGGCCTTAGTACATTTGGGGGAGAAATAAATAAGGTTAAAAATGCATTATCAAATAGTGATAAAAAGGGACTTATTTTAATAGATGAGTTAGCTCGTGGAACAAACCCAAAGGAAGGCTATGCAATATCAAAATCAATTTTAAAATATCTTTTAGAGAAGCCTTCTATAAATGTAATAACAACACATTATGACAATATTGCAAATACAAAAGGTGTAGTTCATTATCAAGTTATTGGACTTAAAAACCTTGATTTTAATAAACTTAAAAATGAAAGTAAGGATATAGGAATTGAAGCTATCAGTCAGTTTATGGACTATAGACTTACAAAGCTTGAAAATATAGCAAATGTACCAAGAGATGCATTAAACATTTCGAAATTTATGGGATTGCAGGATGAAATATTGGATCAAGCGGAAAAAATACTAATGGAGGGGGAAGATTAA
- the ablA gene encoding lysine 2,3-aminomutase, whose product MNYKNIDMWKNVDEKDWNDWHWQVKNRINTVEDLKKLINITEEEEKNIGSVLEKFRMGITPYYASLMDKDDPNCPVRMQAVPELVETHMGANDMEDPLHEDTDSPVPGLTHRYPDRVLLLITDQCSMYCRHCTRRRFAGQKDSPMGMDRIKKAIDYIRKTPQVRDVLLSGGDALLVSDERLEEIIKELREIPHVEIIRIGSRAPVVMPQRITENLVSMLKKYHPIWLNTHFNHPKEITEESTRAIELLANAGIPLGNQSVLLRGINDCVHIMRDLVHKLVKIRVRPYYIYQCDLSMGIEHFRTSVGKGIEIVEGLRGHTSGYAVPTFVVDAPGGGGKIPVMPNYVVSRSSNKVVLRNFEGVITTYTEPEVKQSECKCDTCTGKDKHELTGVAGLLEGNDIALEPTKLARNERAKKREESK is encoded by the coding sequence ATGAATTATAAGAATATTGATATGTGGAAAAATGTAGATGAAAAGGATTGGAATGACTGGCACTGGCAAGTAAAAAACAGAATAAATACTGTAGAAGATTTAAAGAAATTAATAAACATAACTGAAGAAGAAGAAAAAAATATAGGTTCTGTACTTGAAAAGTTTAGAATGGGAATTACTCCATACTATGCTTCTCTTATGGATAAAGATGATCCAAATTGTCCAGTAAGAATGCAAGCAGTACCAGAGCTTGTAGAGACACATATGGGTGCAAATGATATGGAAGATCCACTTCATGAAGATACAGATTCACCTGTACCAGGACTTACTCATAGATATCCTGATAGAGTACTTCTTTTAATAACAGATCAATGTAGTATGTATTGTAGACACTGTACTAGAAGAAGATTTGCAGGTCAAAAAGATTCTCCAATGGGAATGGATAGAATAAAGAAAGCTATTGATTATATAAGAAAAACACCACAAGTTAGAGACGTATTATTATCTGGTGGAGATGCACTTTTAGTATCTGATGAAAGATTAGAAGAAATTATTAAAGAATTAAGAGAAATACCACATGTAGAGATAATAAGAATAGGTTCAAGAGCACCAGTTGTTATGCCACAAAGAATAACTGAAAACCTAGTAAGTATGCTTAAAAAATATCATCCAATTTGGTTAAATACACATTTTAATCATCCAAAAGAAATTACAGAAGAATCTACTCGTGCAATAGAATTATTAGCTAATGCGGGTATACCATTAGGAAATCAATCTGTACTTTTAAGAGGAATAAATGATTGTGTACACATAATGAGAGACTTAGTTCATAAATTAGTTAAAATAAGAGTTAGACCATACTATATTTATCAATGTGATTTATCTATGGGAATAGAGCATTTTAGAACTTCTGTAGGTAAAGGAATTGAAATTGTAGAAGGACTTCGTGGACATACTTCAGGATATGCAGTACCAACATTCGTAGTAGATGCACCAGGTGGAGGTGGAAAGATACCAGTAATGCCAAATTACGTAGTATCTAGATCTTCAAACAAAGTTGTTCTTAGAAACTTTGAAGGAGTTATTACAACTTATACTGAGCCAGAAGTAAAACAAAGTGAATGTAAATGTGATACTTGTACAGGAAAAGATAAGCATGAACTTACAGGTGTTGCAGGATTATTAGAAGGAAATGATATAGCACTTGAGCCTACAAAGCTTGCAAGAAATGAAAGAGCTAAGAAAAGAGAAGAAAGTAAGTAA
- a CDS encoding zinc-binding dehydrogenase — MKKGNPYGTHRVIEPKGTLPQPATKIDNNMEIYDNEILIDVQTLNIDSASFTQIKNEAGGKVEKIKEIMKNIVETRGKHQNPVTGSGGMLIGTVEKIGPALEGKTDLKVGDKIATLVSLSLTPLRIDEINEVREDIDQVDIKGKAILFESGIYAVIPNDLPENLALSVLDVAGAPAQTAKLVHPGDTVLVIGGAGKSGMLCLYEAKKRVGVTGKVICLGHSEETIERVKGLGLADHYIVADATNAVEVMNKVSEATDGKMVDITINNVNVPNTEMGSILSTKDDGTIYFFSMATNFTKAALGAEGVGKDVNMIMGNGYTKGHAEISLEIMREDKNLRKVYEDLYA; from the coding sequence ATGAAAAAAGGAAATCCATATGGAACACATAGGGTAATTGAACCAAAAGGTACATTACCACAACCAGCTACAAAAATTGATAATAACATGGAAATTTATGATAATGAAATTTTAATTGATGTTCAAACATTAAACATTGATTCTGCAAGCTTTACTCAAATAAAGAATGAAGCAGGTGGAAAGGTTGAAAAAATAAAAGAAATAATGAAAAACATAGTTGAAACTCGTGGGAAGCATCAAAACCCTGTTACAGGTTCTGGTGGAATGCTTATAGGTACTGTTGAAAAAATAGGACCTGCTCTTGAAGGAAAAACTGATTTAAAGGTTGGAGATAAAATAGCAACTCTTGTTTCATTATCTTTAACTCCGTTGAGAATTGATGAAATTAATGAAGTAAGAGAAGATATAGATCAAGTTGATATAAAAGGAAAAGCAATTCTTTTTGAAAGTGGAATATATGCAGTAATACCAAATGATCTTCCAGAAAACTTAGCATTATCAGTACTTGATGTAGCTGGAGCACCAGCACAAACTGCAAAATTAGTTCATCCAGGAGATACAGTACTTGTTATAGGTGGAGCAGGAAAATCAGGAATGCTTTGCTTATATGAAGCTAAAAAGCGTGTAGGAGTAACTGGTAAAGTTATTTGCCTAGGTCATAGTGAGGAGACTATTGAAAGAGTTAAAGGATTAGGATTAGCAGATCATTATATAGTTGCAGATGCTACTAATGCAGTAGAAGTAATGAATAAAGTAAGTGAAGCAACTGATGGAAAAATGGTAGATATAACTATAAATAATGTAAATGTACCAAACACTGAAATGGGAAGTATATTATCTACAAAAGATGATGGAACAATATATTTCTTTAGTATGGCTACAAACTTTACAAAAGCTGCTTTAGGAGCTGAAGGAGTAGGTAAAGATGTAAATATGATTATGGGTAATGGATATACAAAAGGCCATGCTGAAATTTCTCTTGAAATAATGAGAGAAGATAAAAATTTAAGAAAAGTATACGAAGATTTATACGCATAA
- a CDS encoding sigma 54-interacting transcriptional regulator — MKSIFFRENIFEILNHIEEAIQIIDEKGRILYFNKSAKELDELGREKIIGRHILEVYPSLNHDTSTLIQVMQTGSPIYEKEQMFINYKGNKITTINTSIPIKEKGRIKGAIEISRNITHVRKMTEKITDLQTKLYSENDNPKKNNERAKYTFIDIIGQNRKMAKLKSTALRASNTSSPVLIYGETGTGKELLVQSIHNASPRKNKPFIAQNCAALPSNLLEGILFGTVKGGFTGAEDRKGLFELANGGTLFLDEINSMPLELQAKMLRVLQDGSIRRVGSTKTIDVNVRVITATNTEPEQAIDEKIMRKDLYYRLAVINLKIPALRERKDDIPLLIEFFIDKYNKELGNDVEGIEDDTLDVLMKYDWPGNVRELEHVIQGVLALEDTDTIKKEHLPYQFEKYKVQINKDEDIRPLNSAVEKLEKNIIKEALKKTDRNITKTAELISIPRQTLQYKIKKYGL, encoded by the coding sequence GTGAAAAGTATATTCTTTAGGGAAAATATATTTGAAATATTAAATCATATAGAAGAAGCTATTCAAATAATAGATGAAAAGGGAAGAATATTGTATTTTAATAAATCTGCTAAAGAATTAGATGAACTAGGTAGAGAAAAGATAATAGGACGTCATATATTAGAAGTATATCCATCACTTAATCATGATACATCTACTCTTATACAAGTAATGCAAACAGGTAGTCCTATATATGAAAAAGAACAGATGTTTATAAACTATAAAGGAAATAAAATAACTACGATTAATACATCTATACCTATTAAGGAAAAAGGCAGAATAAAAGGCGCTATAGAAATATCTAGAAATATAACCCATGTAAGAAAAATGACAGAAAAGATAACAGATTTACAAACAAAATTATATAGTGAAAATGATAATCCAAAGAAGAATAATGAAAGAGCTAAGTATACATTCATAGATATAATAGGTCAAAATAGAAAAATGGCTAAACTTAAGTCAACAGCACTTAGGGCATCAAATACATCTTCCCCTGTACTTATATATGGTGAAACTGGGACAGGTAAGGAACTTCTAGTTCAATCAATTCACAATGCAAGTCCAAGAAAAAACAAACCATTTATAGCACAAAACTGCGCAGCACTCCCATCTAATTTATTAGAAGGGATACTTTTTGGTACAGTTAAAGGTGGTTTTACTGGAGCAGAAGATAGAAAGGGACTATTTGAACTTGCAAATGGTGGAACACTTTTTTTAGATGAAATAAATTCTATGCCACTTGAATTACAAGCAAAAATGCTTAGAGTTTTACAAGATGGAAGTATAAGAAGAGTAGGTTCAACTAAAACAATAGATGTAAATGTTCGTGTAATTACTGCTACAAATACAGAACCAGAACAAGCAATAGACGAAAAAATAATGAGGAAAGATTTATATTATAGACTAGCAGTTATAAATCTTAAAATACCAGCACTTAGAGAAAGAAAGGATGATATACCATTACTAATAGAGTTTTTTATAGATAAATATAATAAAGAACTAGGTAATGATGTAGAGGGAATTGAAGATGATACATTAGATGTACTTATGAAATATGATTGGCCTGGAAATGTACGTGAATTAGAGCATGTAATTCAGGGAGTACTTGCATTAGAAGATACTGATACTATAAAAAAAGAACATTTACCATATCAATTTGAAAAATATAAAGTTCAAATTAATAAAGATGAGGATATAAGACCTTTAAATAGTGCAGTTGAGAAGTTAGAAAAAAATATAATAAAAGAAGCACTTAAAAAAACAGATAGGAACATTACAAAAACAGCAGAACTCATATCTATACCAAGACAAACATTACAGTATAAGATCAAAAAATATGGGTTATAA
- a CDS encoding DUF1934 domain-containing protein has protein sequence MKDVLVKLKGTQETEDGEKNKIELVTEGKFYEKNDSYYLLYDESEISGLENSTTSLKIKQDEVSMKRFGDNNSKMEFKKNYKYNTLYSTIYGNLDMEVSTQKIQVDIKEGKGKIFLKYKLLISNNMESLNTLDITIS, from the coding sequence ATGAAAGATGTCTTAGTAAAATTAAAAGGAACACAAGAGACAGAAGATGGAGAAAAAAACAAAATAGAGCTTGTAACAGAAGGAAAATTTTATGAGAAAAATGATTCATATTATTTATTATATGATGAATCTGAAATATCAGGACTTGAAAATTCCACTACTAGTTTAAAAATAAAACAAGATGAAGTTTCCATGAAGCGCTTTGGAGATAATAATTCCAAAATGGAGTTTAAAAAAAATTATAAATACAATACTTTATATTCTACAATTTATGGGAATCTAGATATGGAAGTTTCAACTCAAAAAATACAAGTAGATATAAAAGAAGGTAAAGGGAAGATATTCTTAAAATATAAATTGTTAATTTCAAATAATATGGAAAGTTTAAATACATTAGATATAACAATATCTTAG